A genomic stretch from Solanum stenotomum isolate F172 chromosome 8, ASM1918654v1, whole genome shotgun sequence includes:
- the LOC125874578 gene encoding uncharacterized protein LOC125874578, with protein MAAALECWSSRASMDEDMVEQILMSNNDRSEEPPGNSCSAGGASSTGAGSNGSFKESSAMQKRLQRLSRNVSEAIASLKNSLNLESVRDPPSDRVETCRKHVWGSVVRGLTQLYPGSQLPEKLVSNIRKHYDSFPLSYGQAGFEMKDVFLHIRLIEQASAEDHPAIMIQEVSDDEVQGSIFKLTFACNSSISWPAMSGALDSASICCKKIQIFEKKGFTLGVVMLLVQSGKEKMFKARIENVLKSSLKKPKSTSMKKLPFGLCGTQEENTKNREYGDIEEDSRQPTYKNGFENLSPKVQLQMPLPTSLFTVSVDEWQTVLSGGDEIGKWLLSSDNLEFVDQIGPSTFKGVYKGKKVTIEKLRGCDKGIAYEFVLRKDLLELMTCGHKSTLQFFGVCINENHGLCVLTKLMEGGSVYDLLVKKKKVQTKEIMRIATDVAEGIKFMNDHGVAYRDLNTQRIHLDKNGNACLGDMGIVAACRSIDEAMEYETDGYRWLAPEIIAGDPESVKETWMSNVYSFGMIIWELVAGEVAYAAYSPVQAAVGIAACGLRPEIPKDCPQVLRSLMIKCWDNCPSNRPQFTEIVSTLVRSSSNSNSKNR; from the exons ATGGCAGCAGCATTGGAGTGCTGGTCCAGTAGAGCAAGTATGGATGAGGACATGGTAGAACAAATTCTAATGAGTAACAATGACAGATCGGAGGAGCCGCCGGGAAATAGTTGCTCAGCCGGTGGTGCTAGTTCTACCGGCGCCGGAAGCAATGGAAGTTTTAAAGAGTCCTCTGCGATGCAGAAGCGTTTACAGAGGCTGAGCCGGAATGTATCGGAGGCTATTGCGTCACTTAAGAACTCGCTCAACCTTGAATCGGTTCGTGACCCGCCCTCGGACCGGGTTGAGACCTGCCGGAAGCACGTTTGGGGAAGTGTGGTACGGGGCTTGACTCAGCTTTATCCTGGTAGTCAACTTCCGGAGAAGCTTGTCTCTAACATTCGCAAGCATTACGACTCTTTTCCACTCAG CTATGGGCAAGCTGGATTCGAAATGAAGGATGTGTTTCTACATATTAGATTGATAGAGCAGGCATCTGCAGAGGACCACCCAGCCATTATGATACAAGAGGTGTCTGATGATGAAGTCCAAGGGTCGATTTTCAAGTTGACATTTGCATGTAACTCCTCTATTTCATGGCCTGCAATGTCCGGGGCACTCGACAGCGCCTCAATTTGCTGCAAAAAGATACAGATCTTTGAAAAGAAAGGTTTTACATTGGGCGTTGTGATGCTTTTGGTTCAATCTgggaaagaaaaaatgtttaaagCTCGTATCGAGAATGTTCTTAAATCATCCCTTAAGAAGCCAAAATCTACTTCAATGAAGAAGCTGCCATTTGGCCTTTGTGGGACTCAAGAAGAGAACACAAAGAACAGAGAATATGGAGACATTGAAGAGGACTCTAGGCAGCCAACTTACAAAAATGGATTCGAAAATTTGAGCCCAAAGGTCCAGCTTCAAATGCCTTTACCTACTTCTTTGTTTACAGTCTCGGTCGATGAATGGCAGACTGTGTTATCTGGTGGGGATGAGATTGGAAAGTGGTTATTGAGCTCTGATAATCTTGAGTTCGTCGATCAGATTGGACCTAGTACATTCAAAGGGGTATACAAGGGAAAAAAAGTTACGATTGAGAAGCTCAGGGGCTGTGACAAAGGAATTGCCTATGAGTTTGTGCTTCGAAAAGATTTGTTGGAGCTGATGACTTGCGGGCACAAGAGTACATTGCAATTCTTTGGTGTTTGCATCAATGAAAATCATGGCTTGTGTGTTCTGACTAAGTTGATGGAAGGTGGATCAGTTTATGACTTATTggtaaagaaaaagaaagtccAGACCAAAGAAATAATGAGGATTGCCACTGATGTAGCTGAGGGAATCAAGTTCATGAATGATCATGGAGTTGCATATAGAGATCTCAATACACAGAGGATCCATTTAGACAAAAATGGGAATGCTTGCTTGGGCGATATGGGCATAGTAGCTGCCTGCAGGAGTATTGACGAGGCCATGGAGTATGAGACTGATGGTTATAGATGGCTAGCTCCTGAG ATAATTGCAGGTGACCCTGAAAGTGTTAAAGAGACTTGGATGAGTAATGTATATAGTTTCGGCATGATTATATGGGAATTGGTGGCTGGTGAGGTAGCATATGCTGCTTACTCGCCAGTACAGGCTGCTGTTGGAATTGCTGCTTGTGGGCTTAGACCTGAAATTCCAAAGGATTGCCCACAAGTTTTGAGATCTCTTATGATCAAGTGTTGGGACAATTGTCCTTCAAATCGTCCTCAGTTCACGGAAATTGTGTCAACATTGGTACGTTCCAGCAGTAATAGCAACAGTAAGAATAGGTAA
- the LOC125874633 gene encoding uncharacterized protein At3g28850 translates to MLVTRTKSKIWNHNTNSPKFSCPSFKDIQTLFSDDSNCNSPTPNKKPNIFHRVRRVSAVLRALSVRPGPDLSLKTLLPQPESNLKETRKSEPLIQIPGAEKKIVIYFTSLRVIRSTFDDCKAVRTILRSFRVSIDERDVSMDSGFMEELKTILGIREKTKPSLPRVFIGGRYIGGAEEIRQLHEAGELKKYVEGLIPADLSTCEECGGHRFILCDECNGSHKYYSEKGGFRTCTSCNENGLIRCPSCYYAPITL, encoded by the coding sequence ATGTTGGTAACACGAACCAAATCAAAGATTTGGAATCACAACACCAATTCCCCCAAATTCTCCTGTCCTTCTTTCAAAGATATTCAAACCCTTTTCTCTGACGATTCAAATTGCAATTcacccacccccaacaaaaaacCCAATATCTTCCATCGTGTACGCCGTGTTAGTGCTGTTCTTCGTGCTCTATCAGTCCGACCCGGACCCGATTTGTCCCTCAAAACCCTCCTCCCTCAACCCGAATCAAATCTCAAGGAGACCCGTAAATCGGAGCCGTTGATTCAAATCCCAGGAGCTGAGAAAAAGATAGTGATCTACTTCACAAGTCTAAGAGTAATTCGTTCTACATTTGACGATTGCAAAGCTGTTCGAACGATTCTGCGTAGCTTCCGGGTTTCGATCGACGAACGAGATGTGTCCATGGATTCTGGGTTTATGGAAGAGCTAAAGACGATATTGGGTATCCGTGAAAAGACGAAACCGTCCTTGCCGAGAGTTTTCATCGGCGGGAGGTACATTGGTGGTGCGGAGGAGATTCGGCAGCTACATGAAGCAGGTGAGCTGAAGAAGTACGTTGAAGGGCTGATTCCGGCGGATTTAAGCACGTGTGAAGAGTGTGGCGGCCATAGATTTATCCTCTGTGACGAGTGCAATGGTAGCCACAAGTATTATAGCGAGAAAGGTGGATTCAGAACTTGTACGTCTTGTAATGAGAATGGTTTGATCAGGTGCCCATCTTGTTACTATGCCCCAATTACACTATGA